In Solea senegalensis isolate Sse05_10M linkage group LG6, IFAPA_SoseM_1, whole genome shotgun sequence, one genomic interval encodes:
- the LOC122771329 gene encoding cytochrome P450 3A40-like has translation MGFLPFFSVETWILLITFICLFVMYGKWSHGVFEKMGIPGPKPLMYLGSVCQHNKVYYLDDNECAKKYGRVWGTYELRCPLLAVMDPEMLKVILVKECFTYFINRRNLKLNAALNDALVFSEDDHWRRVRNLLTPSFTSGRLKEMFSIMKHHSRKMTDCLQSKVDNNEVISIQDFFGPYSLDVMTSCVLSVDIDSLNNPNCSMMKHVKNIFKISMPVFLFQGCFPFFVPVLEMIGVSLFCKESIAFFKMIVKKIRAERNGSSHQTSRDILQQMITSQTMKGSKNLAGLNDHEITSQVTMFAFAGFETTANTLYFLAYLLARNPEVMTRLQKEIDSTFPNKGSVDYEALMQMEYLDAVVSECLRLYPPIARLDRKAKETVMIKGITIPKDMGVMVPVYALHRDPELWPEPEEFRPDRFSKENKQNIHPYAYLPFGTGPRNCLGMRFGLVIVKLALAEVLQNYSFSVCEETEIPLQMNPESFVGPLRPIKLKMLARSTT, from the exons ATGggttttcttcctttcttctctGTGGAAACATGGATTTTACTGATCACATTTATCTGCCTATTTGTCAT GTATGGCAAATGGAGTCATGGAGTTTTTGAAAAAATGGGGATTCCTGGTCCAAAACCATTGATGTACCTGGGCTCAGTGTGTCAACACAACAAA GTTTACTATTTAGATGACAATGAATGTGCTAAAAAGTATGGGCGAGTATGGGG CACGTATGAGCTCAGATGTCCTTTGCTGGCTGTGATGGATCCTGAAATGTTGAAAGTCATCCTGGTGAAGGAGTGCTTCACCTACTTCATCAACCGCAGG AACTTAAAGCTGAATGCAGCCCTTAATGATGCACTGGTTTTTTCTGAGGATGATCATTGGAGACGAGTCCGTAACCTCCTCACGCCCTCGTTCACCTCTGGGCGTTTGAAAGAG ATGTTTAGCATCATGAAACATCATTCCCGCAAAATGACAGACTGTCTGCAGTCCAAAGTGGACAATAACGAAGTGATTTCAATACAAGA TTTCTTTGGACCATACAGTTTGGATGTGATGACTAGCTGTGTATTAAGTGTGGACATAGACTCACTCAACAACCCAAACTGTTCCATGATGAAACACGTgaagaacatatttaaaatcTCCATGCCTGTCTTCCTATTTCAAG GATGCTTCCCATTCTTTGTTCCTGTCTTGGAGATGATTGGTGTCAGTCTGTTCTGCAAAGAGTCCATTGCTTTCTTTAAAATGATTGTGAAGAAGATCAGAGCAGAACGAAACGGAAGCTCACATCAG ACTTCAAGAGACATCCTTCAACAAATGATCACGTCTCAGACAATGAAGGGGTCCAAGAACCTAGCGG GTCTCAACGATCATGAGATTACCTCTCAAGTAACAATGTTTGCGTTTGCTGGATTTGAAACCACTGCCAACACTCTCTACTTTCTGGCCTACCTTTTGGCGAGAAATCCTGAGGTCATGACCCGCCTGCAAAAGGAGATAGACTCTACTTTCCCCAACAAG GGTTCGGTCGATTATGAAGCTCTGATGCAGATGGAGTACCTGGACGCAGTGGTCAGTGAGTGTCTCAG GCTCTACCCTCCAATTGCACGTCTCGATCGAAAGGCCAAAGAAACAGTCATGATCAAAGGAATCACAATCCCAAAGGACATGGGAGTGATGGTTCCCGTCTACGCTCTGCACCGCGACCCTGAGCTGTGGCCGGAGCCAGAGGAGTTCAGGCCTGACAG ATTCAGTAAAGAGAACAAGCAGAACATTCACCCTTATGCTTACCTGCCATTTGGCACCGGGCCTAGAAACTGTCTGGGGATGCGATTTGGTCTGGTGATTGTGAAACTGGCCTTGGCCGAGGTGTTGCAGAACTACAGCTTCTCAGTCTGTGAGGAGACAGAG ATCCCTTTGCAGATGAACCCTGAAAGCTTTGTTGGACCCTTACGACCGATTAAACTGAAGATGCTGGCGCGCTCCACCACCTGA
- the LOC122771328 gene encoding cytochrome P450 3A56-like, with amino-acid sequence MGYLLYFSPETWTLLAALVTLILVYGSWSYGVFKQMGVPGPKPILFLGTWMEYRKGLIHFDHECFKKYGKVWGIFDGRQPVLCVTDPAMIKTILVKEGYLLFTNRRNFHVNGAMYDIMTIAEDEQWKRIRSVVSPFFTTGKLKEMFDIIKQNSANLITNMQKTADNDEPLDLKEFFGSFSMDAITSTAFSVDIGSLNNPSDPFVSNVKKLARFNLFSPLFLTLVFFPFVVPLYDKMELGFFPSSVTDFFYTVLQKIKNDRKSSKQANRVDSLQLMMDSQKNSAVEKNKGLSDHELLSQALILIFTAYETVSSSLTFLSYNLARNPHVMKKLQEEIDSTFPNKAPVEYQALMQMEYLDSVINESLRLYPIVLRVERVAKASVEINGLEIPKGMVITIPAYTLHRDPDSWPEPEEFIPERFSKENKQNIDPYTYLPFGEGPRKCIGMRFALMSMKLVAVEILQRFSFSVCEETEIPFELDNQILLMPKRPIKLKLVPRLEKCS; translated from the exons ATGGGCTACCTCCTTTATTTCTCTCCTGAGACGTGGACTCTCCTGGCTGCTCTTGTCACATTGATCCTTGT gtATGGCTCTTGGTCATATGGAGTGTTTAAACAAATGGGCGTTCCTGGTCCCAAACCCATACTGTTTCTGGGCACTTGGATGGAATATAGGAAG ggACTAATTCACTTTGATCATGAATGCTTCAAGAAATATGGAAAAGTATGGGG AATTTTCGATGGCCGGCAGCCTGTGCTGTGTGTCACAGATCCTGCCATGATAAAAACCATTCTGGTGAAGGAGGGATACCTTCTGTTCACCAACCGCAGA AACTTCCATGTGAATGGGGCAATGTACGATATCATGACCATCGCTGAAGATGAGCAGTGGAAGAGGATCCGCAGTGTCGTCTCTCCCTTCTTCACCACAGGAAAACTGAAAGAG ATGTTTGACATAATAAAGCAAAACTCTGCCAACCTGATCACCAACATGCAAAAGACGGCAGACAACGATGAGCCCCTGGACCTGAAGGA ATTCTTTGGATCCTTCAGTATGGATGCAATAACCAGCACAGCATTCAGTGTAGACATCGGCTCGCTCAACAACCCCTCTGACCCATTTGTCTCTAACGTTAAGAAGCTGGCGAGGTTTAACTTATTCAGCCCTCTCTTCCTCACTCTGg TCTTCTTCCCCTTCGTGGTCCCGTTATATGACAAGATGGAGCTCGGCTTTTTCCCTTCCTCTGTCACAGACTTTTTTTACACTGTACTGCAGAAGATCAAGAACGATAGAAAGTCCAGCAAACAagct AATCGAGTGGATTCTCTTCAGTTGATGATGGACTCTCAGAAAAACAGCGCAGTCGAGAAGAATAAAg GTTTAAGTGATCATGAGCTCCTTTCTCAAGCCCTGATTTTGATCTTTACTGCGTATGAAACAGTCAGCAGCTCACTGACTTTCCTGTCTTATAATCTGGCGAGAAACCCTCATGTCATGAaaaagctgcaggaggagattGACTCCACCTTCCCTAACAAG gCTCCTGTTGAGTACCAGGCCCTGATGCAAATGGAATATCTAGACAGTGTCATCAATGAGTCTCTTCGATTGTACCCCATCGTCCTACGCGTGGAGCGGGTGGCCAAGGCATCTGTGGAGATAAATGGTCTTGAGATTCCAAAAGGAATGGTTATCACGATCCCCGCATATACCCTGCACCGCGACCCTGACTCTTGGCCCGAACCAGAGGAATTCATACCTGAGAG GTTCAGCAAGGAAAACAAGCAGAATATTGATCCCTACACATATTTGCCTTTCGGAGAAGGGCCAAGAAAATGCATTGGAATGCGATTTGCTCTGATGTCGATGAAACTTGTAGCTGTGGAGATCCTCCAGAGGTtcagcttctctgtgtgtgaggagactGAG ATCCCGTTCGAGTTGGACAACCAGATTCTGCTTATGCCAAAACGACCAATCAAACTGAAGCTGGTGCCACGTTTGGAAAAATGCAgctaa